The Listeria monocytogenes genome window below encodes:
- a CDS encoding condensation domain-containing protein — MVKIITYPAEPSDVKHYISGEKMKNDHHLHTVLTFDNHLNIDVLKKAVMQSTKKLPLLLCHFKETKKGAFWQESVFSAEDLVFLVETQAPETEVDRALVTKLSTENGPQICFTVVRTDTSDQLVVIMNHMLADGAGFKEYLYLLSELYSNLLENPDYAANLSLGSRSLKQVFDQLSRKEIKSIFTEKTKQKAVHNPTFPLKGDPKNPKVIWTKLPKTNFSEIIHFAKEHEATVNDVLFTAMARAVQQTTGQQEMSIDCPVDLRKYLPSKTSSGITNLTANITCQISEDDDLTSFESTLQAVKNSLNPQKNSFAPLRIYYLLELIFKKKNYSVAKKASEKMYSIPKTSFTNIGIIDEEKLVFEGSTLTDCFICGSLKYAPFFQVAATTFRGSLTLSTNLHGTAQDHAWQKEFLEQMISEFPSK, encoded by the coding sequence ATGGTAAAAATCATTACTTATCCCGCTGAACCTTCTGATGTTAAACATTATATTTCTGGAGAAAAAATGAAAAATGACCACCATTTGCATACGGTTCTTACATTTGATAATCATTTAAATATAGACGTTCTAAAAAAAGCAGTGATGCAGTCTACTAAAAAACTTCCGCTATTACTTTGTCATTTTAAAGAAACGAAAAAAGGTGCTTTTTGGCAAGAAAGTGTTTTTTCTGCGGAGGATTTGGTTTTCTTAGTGGAGACGCAAGCGCCAGAAACCGAAGTGGATCGAGCACTTGTTACGAAGCTTTCCACAGAAAATGGGCCGCAAATTTGCTTTACTGTTGTTCGGACTGACACTTCTGATCAGCTTGTGGTTATTATGAATCATATGTTAGCGGATGGCGCTGGATTTAAGGAATATCTTTATTTATTGAGTGAACTTTATTCTAATCTGCTTGAAAATCCGGATTATGCGGCAAATTTGAGCTTAGGTTCACGCAGTTTAAAGCAAGTTTTTGATCAACTCTCACGTAAAGAAATAAAGTCCATTTTTACTGAAAAAACGAAGCAAAAAGCTGTCCATAATCCAACTTTTCCTCTTAAAGGGGACCCGAAAAATCCGAAAGTCATTTGGACTAAGCTACCAAAAACGAATTTTTCGGAAATCATCCACTTTGCAAAAGAGCACGAGGCAACTGTGAATGATGTTCTGTTCACCGCAATGGCGCGCGCTGTTCAGCAAACAACAGGGCAACAAGAAATGTCAATCGATTGCCCAGTGGATCTTCGTAAGTATTTGCCGAGTAAAACCAGTAGCGGAATTACTAATCTAACCGCCAATATTACATGCCAAATCAGCGAAGACGATGACCTAACGTCATTTGAAAGCACACTCCAAGCCGTCAAAAATTCACTCAATCCACAAAAAAACAGCTTTGCACCTCTACGAATTTATTATTTATTGGAACTGATTTTCAAGAAAAAGAACTACTCTGTTGCGAAAAAAGCTTCTGAAAAAATGTATTCTATTCCGAAAACAAGTTTTACGAATATAGGTATTATCGATGAGGAAAAGCTCGTTTTTGAAGGTAGCACTTTAACAGACTGTTTTATATGTGGTTCTTTAAAGTATGCACCGTTTTTCCAAGTCGCTGCTACAACTTTCCGCGGTTCGCTGACACTTAGTACTAATTTGCATGGTACTGCGCAAGATCATGCTTGGCAGAAAGAATTTTTAGAGCAGATGATTTCGGAATTTCCTTCTAAATAA
- a CDS encoding DUF2004 domain-containing protein: protein MTNRTLTSKLLGKLSYTQEKGTMTEVNIPLNAKEVTVDYNISENLTSEDYFKDIVTLTDQIPELYQKAKETILAQFDGNDTLTIYFEFHVDELPEDILEVTECETIENVTKEILVDKLVLSSVWFSETTNNNVDLTFDFKLLPEISDELLVVRFNDKGEITELTHES, encoded by the coding sequence ATGACAAACAGAACATTAACTAGCAAGTTACTAGGAAAACTAAGCTATACGCAAGAAAAAGGAACAATGACAGAGGTTAATATTCCTTTGAATGCCAAAGAAGTAACCGTTGACTATAATATTTCTGAAAACCTTACTTCAGAAGATTATTTTAAAGATATCGTTACTTTAACAGATCAAATTCCAGAACTTTACCAAAAAGCGAAAGAAACTATTTTAGCGCAATTTGATGGAAATGATACGCTTACTATTTATTTTGAGTTTCATGTAGATGAACTGCCAGAAGATATTTTAGAAGTAACAGAATGCGAAACGATAGAAAATGTAACAAAGGAGATCTTAGTTGATAAACTAGTACTATCAAGTGTCTGGTTTTCGGAAACTACCAATAATAACGTGGACTTAACATTTGATTTCAAACTATTACCAGAAATTAGTGATGAACTTTTAGTTGTTCGTTTTAATGATAAAGGAGAAATTACTGAATTAACCCATGAAAGCTAA
- a CDS encoding penicillin-binding transpeptidase domain-containing protein, whose protein sequence is MASYGKKKRNNKKAIIIGSIAAVVILAGIAIYFFIQNQHKDEKNALAVAETFTSNIAKEKYDKLGSSVSNESLKKVEFTKKEMEDKYQTVYDGIGAKDIKVKNLKSVYDDKENKFNLTYELEMRTSLGKLATQKYKTTISKQDDDWKIDWKPALIFPGMVKTDKVRITEDDAERGQIVDRNGNPLATTGQFAEAGIVPSKLGEGDEKVKNIADISKKLEISTDYINKQLDQKWVQADSFVPLVTLNKENLPEATGLTYAQKEMRTYPLNEATSHLIGYVGEVSAEDIEKNPKLSVGDVIGKSGLERYYDKQLRGKNGGAIKIINDQTKQEDTLQKIDKKDGEEIKLTIDAAVQKKAFDSLGSETGAVTMINPTNGELLALVSTPSYDANQMVLGITSEDYAKYNDDKRLPFLARYANRYAPGSTFKTITATIGLDTGITKPDKVREISGLKWQKDASWGKYFVTRVHDVPKVNMTDALVHSDNIYFAQEGLEIGKDKLTAGLKKFDFDKEYNLPFTMKPAQISNDGLNSEILLADTAYGQGELLMSPIQQAIAYSAIANDGKMPYPKLDTKEKQGESTQATEAASANQVKAALVKTVSDPAGTAHALQIQGHNIAAKTGTAELKEKQGEDGLENGFVYAFDADNPNYLMVGMIENVKGRGGSGLVIDKLKPVIESMYK, encoded by the coding sequence ATGGCTAGTTACGGTAAGAAAAAGAGGAATAACAAAAAAGCAATTATCATTGGAAGCATTGCCGCTGTTGTAATCCTCGCGGGCATTGCCATTTACTTTTTCATTCAAAATCAACATAAAGATGAAAAAAATGCTTTAGCAGTCGCAGAAACTTTTACATCAAATATTGCTAAAGAAAAGTATGACAAGTTGGGGAGCAGCGTCTCAAATGAATCCCTGAAAAAAGTAGAGTTTACAAAGAAAGAAATGGAAGACAAGTATCAAACTGTTTACGACGGTATTGGTGCAAAAGATATTAAAGTAAAAAATCTAAAATCTGTCTATGATGACAAAGAAAACAAATTCAATTTAACATATGAACTAGAAATGCGTACTAGCCTTGGAAAACTTGCTACACAAAAATACAAAACGACTATTTCCAAGCAAGATGATGACTGGAAAATCGACTGGAAGCCAGCCCTCATTTTCCCTGGTATGGTGAAAACCGATAAAGTGCGCATCACGGAAGACGACGCAGAACGTGGTCAAATCGTTGATAGAAATGGTAATCCTCTCGCAACTACTGGTCAATTTGCCGAAGCTGGTATTGTTCCTTCGAAGCTTGGTGAGGGCGACGAGAAAGTGAAAAACATTGCCGATATTAGTAAAAAACTAGAAATCTCAACGGATTACATCAACAAACAACTCGATCAAAAATGGGTCCAAGCAGACAGCTTCGTTCCTTTAGTTACATTGAATAAAGAGAATTTACCTGAAGCAACCGGACTTACGTATGCTCAAAAAGAAATGCGGACGTATCCATTAAATGAAGCAACATCGCATTTGATTGGTTATGTAGGTGAAGTTAGCGCCGAAGATATTGAGAAAAACCCAAAACTCAGCGTCGGTGATGTCATTGGAAAAAGTGGCTTAGAACGTTACTACGACAAACAACTGCGCGGTAAAAATGGTGGCGCAATTAAAATCATCAATGACCAAACCAAGCAAGAAGATACTTTACAAAAGATTGATAAAAAAGATGGCGAAGAAATTAAGCTAACGATTGATGCAGCAGTTCAGAAGAAAGCTTTTGATAGTCTCGGTTCCGAAACTGGCGCTGTGACAATGATTAATCCGACAAATGGTGAACTATTAGCATTAGTGAGCACGCCTTCTTATGATGCGAACCAAATGGTGCTCGGGATTACTTCCGAAGATTATGCAAAATACAATGACGATAAACGCCTACCCTTCTTAGCAAGGTACGCGAATCGTTACGCACCAGGTTCTACATTTAAAACAATTACAGCCACAATCGGACTGGATACTGGTATTACAAAACCTGATAAAGTCCGTGAAATTTCAGGATTAAAATGGCAAAAAGATGCTTCATGGGGCAAATATTTTGTTACTCGTGTCCATGATGTTCCAAAAGTAAATATGACGGATGCACTTGTGCACTCTGATAACATTTATTTCGCCCAAGAAGGGCTAGAAATCGGTAAAGATAAACTAACTGCTGGATTGAAAAAATTCGATTTTGATAAGGAGTATAACCTACCCTTCACAATGAAACCAGCACAAATTTCGAATGATGGGCTGAATTCAGAAATTTTACTGGCTGACACAGCTTACGGACAAGGTGAATTACTGATGTCACCAATTCAACAAGCGATCGCTTATTCGGCTATTGCCAACGACGGAAAAATGCCTTATCCAAAACTAGATACGAAAGAAAAACAAGGTGAATCCACCCAAGCAACCGAAGCTGCATCCGCCAACCAAGTTAAAGCTGCTTTAGTCAAAACAGTTTCTGATCCGGCCGGTACAGCGCACGCCTTACAAATCCAAGGTCACAACATCGCAGCCAAAACCGGTACCGCTGAACTAAAAGAAAAACAAGGTGAAGATGGTCTTGAAAATGGTTTTGTTTATGCCTTCGATGCCGACAATCCCAATTACCTCATGGTAGGGATGATTGAAAACGTCAAAGGGCGCGGTGGTAGCGGACTTGTAATTGATAAGTTAAAACCAGTAATTGAAAGTATGTATAAATAA